The Sesamum indicum cultivar Zhongzhi No. 13 linkage group LG6, S_indicum_v1.0, whole genome shotgun sequence genomic interval atttatttcaggGCAAAACTGTTTGGACATGTGATCTGATTTATAGCTATGttatagatataataaaaaaatataaaaaaaggtaaattatatgtagacTTCTTCCAAAAATacgaaaattacaaaattttctcaaaatcttTGGTATTATATTTGCACCATTTACGAgaattctcttttttgttgAACCCCATATtctatgaaataaaaagtgtaatttcgccactgggaaaaaaaaaaaaaaaagctacaGTTAAACAACAATCGATGCAAAAACTTAACTTATTCACCATGAAAATTAATTGTCATGGTTATgagtcatgacaaatatttttaccatattACAAATAACAAAACTACAGCTGAAAGCATAGCGTACCCATAATCAATGACTTTTTGCTAcgacaattaatttttaaattaaatatttatttcttatagtACACCCGCACGTCTCGTTGAACTTAAATCCATGACCTACAActtattgtaaaatttaaatttgaaccactaaattaaaatattatttatggaGACGGCAGGCTGCAGGTTTAACACCCACATTGCACGTTCAAATGTTGTTAGGAgtgttttgtttctttttccttttcttgatgAGAAAGTGTAGACGTTTCAGGGCAGAAGACATTGCCCCTAGAGCTAGCTATACAGTGTAAAATCACCGttgaaaaacaataaatatatatacatatgtaataaataaatgaatgaacTATTAATGACATGCCATGTGCCcatcataatataaatttatcaatttggGTTTGTCTTTAATTtcctcattttaaaatatcctCAACTCAAATTATACATGATTTTATTCGACAAAAACAAAGCAACTTGATACATGcttaaatacttatttaaaaatttatatcttgaTATGTTAATTTATAGAATATCTGAAAAATGAACTACAAAATCTTAGACtcaattttttctactttGTAATTTGACTagtcattttatattaaatcttttattgtaATTCTGTATGTTATTTcgtcttttttgtttttcactcacaaatttcagacaatttatatatatgtcaagCATATAATACAGAAATATTTAGTATATGTAacttttaaattcataaaaagataaaatatacgGGTGCACCATACTCACGAATGATTCACAGGGAATATTTGCTATCagtaattgatatttatcagcttattgttgaaaataagttttaaaaaatagatttttggGGTAGagcttatatatttaaactgCTTAAAAGTAAGCCTTCTACCAACTACTgtaacttattaataaaattgtaaatatgaaactgttttttcaaaaaatccaacttaaatatttttctacttccgcttttattaccaaatatttaaacttttacttattttattttgaccaaaaaataaaaactattgcAAACACTTCCACAACATGTAATTAGCAAAGCTGACTAGTGGAGTACGTAATAAACTCTACATTCAGCAGCCCAAGACTTAGGGGATTTGATGATGCTGGTCATATGAATTTGTACCCATATAAACTAACAATTGTTAGGTCCAATTCACAGCTCATGTGGGTACCTATTCGGCTTAAATCCATTTTTAGACTgataatacaaattatttggatttttcgtcttttaattttttagagtaacattttggtcctgtattttttttttcaattttggtccttttttcAGCCGAAATGCACCCCTAAAAtcgtttaaaaaaattcatgtgcatttcatataactttttaaaattggggatACCGTACCTGTTggctcattttttttcctctaatttttttggataatattttggtcctatatattttaaattttcgcGATTTCGATCCTTTTATTCACTGGAGTTCGCCCTTCTAGCAGGTACAGATGAATTTTGATGGGaaagaaaagattgaaatagcaaaaattaaaaaaatatactatcctaaaaagttaaaacatgAACACACCAAATAACCTGAATTatagggggaaaaaaaaagtacatttAACTCATACAGATTCACATGAATGACACTGAATTGACCACCCTAACCAAGTAAGAAGAATAGTGGGATGGAGTAGACATTTTGCAGTTATTGAAGACACTAACTAATAAAGATAACGTGTGCATATGTAAGAAAACAGCTAATAACTAGCTTGTTTTCATACCTGTACTCTGTGTGTGTACTAATAACTACTAAATTGTCTTAAACGTGTGCTCTCATATTTACCCACGAATTCCCCACGCCTCCACTTTCTATTGAAGTTTTCCCCTTATAtatcaaacacacacacacacattgaCTGTCGCCTCTCCAATTCTATCCCTACCTCACCTAcacaaaatacatattttaatatatacgtACACAGAGTGGTATTTTTATACACACTTTCCACTATGTGTATAcgcatataaatatacatgGCTGACTCTCCACATCATCCTAACATGAGTAGACAAGACCCTCCACACCCTAACCAGCAACCTTTTACCTCTCCTCCTCCACCGCCACCACCACTTCCGCCGCCCCCGGcacctccacctcctcctTCGAGGGATCAATCTTCACATCTGCAACCAACCATTACAAGTGAAGAACTACCATCTCCCAAGAAGGTCAAGAAAAGCTCCACCTCTTCTAGCGGGTCTCCCAGCCGCCCTGCAGCCGGAAAACACCCGTTATACCGCGGTATAAGGAGTCGCAGTGGAAAATGGGTGTCCGAGATTCGGGAGCCCAAAAAGACTACCCGTATATGGCTCGGCACCTATCCTTCACCGGAGATGGCTGCTGCCGCCTACGATGTGGCGGCGCTGGCCCTCAAAGGTGGTGACACATTATTGAATTTCCCGGATCGTGTTGGCACGTATCCGGTTCCGGCTTCTCCTTCTCCAACGGATATTCGGCGAGCAGCCGCCAGCGCGGCCGCGTTGATGAAACCTGAGAGCAGCGGTGAGGCGGCGGCAGATGGTGGGCAGCAGGGGCATGACGAATCTGTTTCTAATGAAGAAACGTTGACTAGTGGGCATGAGTTTATAGACGAGGAGGCACTGTTTCACATGCCCAATTTGCTGATGGACATGGCGGAGGGAATGCTCGTCAGCCCGCCGAGGATGGCGTCGCCGCCGTCGGACGACTCGCCGGACAACTCCGATGCTGAAAATCTATGGAGCTACTTCTGACAAGCCTCCAAAGCAGTATCATGAGAAATTAACAAGCAGACATGAAAACTTTCATTGTATCATCTTcttcaattacatatatacagaATTTCTGCTCAAACAACAAGAATTAAATGCATGTAATGCATGGACGAAatgggttttttctttttttttttttgaagaaaaaaatgatctGTTAATTCAGGATTCGTTCAGAAGATTCAATTCGTTTCAGACAGCTCAAACCTGTACGATTTTAGGGTTAAGCAGAAGCTGTCTCTTGTAGTAGattgatttcaatttcaaactgaaaaataaaaaattatatgttgttCTGGTCATCAGTGTGTGCAATGTGTGAAAAAAGCTGATGTTCTTTGCTCTTACAATGACAGGGGAAAAATGATTGCCCTAATATGCACAGAAGATCATTTCTGCAGGTTCTGCCGCTTCTTGCCTTTCTTTCTGATCAATTCTTCTTCCTTTCAAAACTTTctctttgttgctttcttctaagtaaaaattacaattttaatcttgtaaatATGGATGGTGGCATTTTAGCTCATTTGAAATACAACGAAcgacaataattttaaaaataattgcataTTGAGGAcatttttatctgaaaattacaaatttgattaaaatctTTCTaggaaaaaagtttaaaatgtATAACGGCTATTACATTTTCTCGCCTAAAAATATCCTTAACtcaatgtttttcttttaaattaatattctttattataaaatCGTCTTacagaataaaaattacaaattttccGAGTGTAGatgatatttgattttgtacGTATGaccttattttattatatatatatatatatatatataaatcttcaAGTATAGTTAGTTTGTAATAATGTGgagaatttgaattaattgagaaaGATAAGACATAATGGAGAAGGGTTTGGAGAAAGCAATTGATTATTAGGGACAAAAAGGTTGATTCATGATACTATGAGCAACAAAAAGTCCTTTCCGacattttagaattttctggTCAAACCGAATCGTCCTTGGACTCCATTTTTAACTGAACCAAACACCTAATGCATACATATTAACTTATTCCCCTCATaaccattattattatttctgttAGAATTACTAATTCTTGTCAACTCCTACCTACAAATTCTTACTCCAaccaaattttgttaaatttgaattaaatatatgaaagatataatacacttattgTGTGGGTGGTATATAATACTCCAAACAATGTGATCAATTACATTATAAGtatacactacaaaaatataacatttaaccatggttaattgtcataattcataataaatagcAATAAACAGATAGCTATTGACCACAAACATGCAACGGTTGTTAAATTGAGTAACTAAActatttgtcatggctaaaaCGCATGGCAAATGTTTTAACATGGCTTTTAGCTctagcaaataatttttcatagtaGAAaaactaattcttttttatcgattttatttaactatggttagtaataattatttatcatagttTTTAGCCAtagtcattaatattatagccaataataattttttttagtggtatcacacttgctatgtgattgatttggttcaaCCTATTTTAGTTTGGATacaaattgaaaaagatacaattttagttttataactTATGGGGGGTGgcatatttagttcaatacaaattaattttgtcaatttagtcatttaactttaaaaatttgatgattttcatccttttttaGCCAATTTAGAcgaaaaattacatgtgatGTGCACATgactcaattaaattgtattttcagtcttgtaatttatggagtattgatatttttagtctATAAGTAACGAAAGATGGCGTTTTTGGTCCtgcatgaatttatttgcaggactaaaattgcaagtaaattacaacttcaGGCCAAATTGACcgaaaaaaaactaaaattatcaatattataaagttaaaggactaaattaGGAAATTAATTCGTATAGGATGAAAAATACCAACCCcttaaattacagaattaaaattataattttttcgatATGAATTATTCCTCCTAACTAATCTAGGTTGAGAATCAAGTGGTACAATGATGGAACCTTACTTATGTGAAAGATAAGTCAATTTAGGGGAAATTGGGTAACAAGCTCCAATCAttcttggaaaaaaaaaaaaaagaaaaagaaagaaagaaactcgTAGCTGCTCGAGGGATGCtcacttcttttcttttcttttttttaaaataaaatttagtgaatttaatagattatttaataataatgtctaaaaaatacaaatatacagTCATAAACATAATACATCGGAGACGTACGGATTGACATTCTATTTTACTCTTTTCTTTCCgaaaaagtttgattttagtttGAGCAGATGTATATGAACTTTCGAAtgagaataattataattatatatagtatagataaaccTCGACCAAAGTTACCGTAACTCACAACCAATAACCTAGAAAAATATGGACCTAAatgaaaactataaatatgaaaattaatgaaagtcggttgaaaaatgaaattttttaaagaaacaCCCGAACAGTAGCCGAAAGATGGAATTTCACGACAAACAATGATCCTTCGTAATTGCATGGATAGGTAGATATCAGTCCGTAATCCTTCCCAtccaagataaaaaaaaaaaaaaaaaaatacgacTCTTTGAAGTTTTACCGTGAAACCACACACTTCAAGCACTATGCTTTGTACTTTGGTGATTCAAACTCTTATTTTACATCACCTTTAAAAAACTTGTCGGGTGTCGAACATGCACTATCTATTATGTGATTCTGAGTctaaacattatttttataaaaatattaattgcataattacatcaatatctCAATAAATTGCACAATATATTCATTCAGTATTTCATCAACGCTCAATTAGTGcattaatataacaaaaaatttaaaaaataaattaaataaacacacataaaatacaataaataagcATCCAAATACCCATATtcctgaaaaaaattaaatgaattaatagaccatttgaaatttgattctCAAAAACTAGAACTTCCTTATCTTCTATGTTTTTTctagataaatatttattacaacttTATTCATAAAACTCCAACCTTAACCACAACACCGAAACATAGACGTTGTCGTGCTGAACTTCCTTATCTTGAAATAGGTGATGTGGGCGTTATCAGCCGGACAATCTGAATATATATTGAGGGACCAATTGACAATTGATCCTACGTAGATAGGGATTTTTCATACACCTACTGACCAATACAACGTGCCCCTGTCAACTCAACCTTGGAAATCGCCCCCAGTTTTAACAAATTGCACCACATCCCAACCATGATCACCAAGCCTCTCAAATTACTGTCTTCCATGTTTCAACATTTTACAAactatattattacatatatagattcaaatcttatcaattaaattaaatagggAAAAtagcttctttcttttttcatccTGTAATATAGcgttatttcaattttgatcccattagttactatattctcattttttatcgCATAactcagaaaaaaatatatcttttgtCACATGACACCTTTCCGTTAgatatttaatagaaaaaaccACGCGGCCATTTTATgtataggaccaaaagtgataataCTATAACCATATACCAAAAAATGTGAAAGCATTAGCAGTCATGAGCTAAGCACATcacattttttgtcaaaatatctAACGGAAATGTGACATGGACAAAAGAtcctactttttaaaaattatgggactaaaaataagaatcTCCTAACCAATAggattaaaagtgaaaaaattcTGAGTTTACTACTTCCATAATCggtgtaataattaaaaaaaaaacatttagaaaaaaaattaagaaaaagagaaaaatccCAATAAAGGGAAGGTGGCGACGGTTGGAAGAAGATAGAGAGTTGGTGGAGGTCGGCAATGGGACATATATAACATCCAATGTTAAAAAGTGTTCTTTCTTCAGTtgtcttaataattaatgttacgatattataatatcattatagtgagagaaaaagaaaaggtgtgTTTATTTGGTGGGGGCATTTGGTCTCATACAGAATCTGAGGATCTATATGTTGGTAGAAGAAAGTCGGAATGGGctatattatatagaaataattacaccGTCGTTTTTTGAGTTTTAGTGTAGTTgcatgttaattttttatgatttaaaaaattatatttgatatttttaaattttgttccGTCCAACAAATGGATCTTTTcattagttataaaatttattgatatcagCAAGGAATATAAATGAAGATTCATATTTGCtctagattaatttattaccaaCGTATTGTAGGTCGAACATATTTTTTCTGACCAAAGTACGTACATTTCAGATAATAATGTATGATAAAAGGTACatcttcacccttataaggataatttggtttgtaaatatttattcaacaCGCTcggggataaatataattttttattcaacttttttgttgaTTCTCCAAATTCTGTGAATTTTACTGACAAAAttgaatctaattttttaatgaaaataaatgtcaaaaatattaagtgtaatatttccaaatcactaaaaaatatatatatatagatatatataattatacaaaacctGACTGAGAAGCGGTGTAATTATTCAGATCATATATGAGGAGAGGGAAGGAAAGGGAAGGGAAGGGGTTGTCTTTGACTATTGAGACACATTTATGGCCGACATTACATATATAGTGTCTTAGTCCTAGTTGGTGTTGGTGGAATGTCTTTGTCTCCAATACTAAGCTCCTCaccttcatttattttctcacCCTTTTCAcctccaaattcaaattatgacCTACAActcattttactttttaaaatttggggtaattatacgtaaattatttgtaatttgagaaattacatttaatatatgtgaccattgttttcatctaacaaatacatCCATTCATTAGTAGATTCACAGAATTTGTTGACACCAGGAAAaaagatgaatgaaaattcatatttacccccgATTGTATTATTACAGATTTATTGCGggtcaaacaaattattttgaattaaactgctcttattgtaattttatttttttggtcagaatcaaataaatgaatatattagtTTTCAAGAATTCGATGTAATGTATATACAAAGACACGCACGTCATTTGCGAATAATGATTTAATGTTGTCTTATCTtagttgtttattttttaaaattatataattacatcatataaTCAAGACTAATGaagtaaaagataataaattcacGTAAAGTGAGATAAACAATCACATCGACAGATGAAACCATGATGTCGAACTTATTCACAGAAGTTCAACCTTAACAACGTACTAATTAGGTTAAGAAATCATTGGGTTGAGTATGACATGCATGATGTCCCTGCAAGCAAGCAAGCTGgtgattaaattttaatggaaTTATATATGAGAAATGCATTGTTGGGAATATAAAAGTAACGGCCCAAATCTTGAATTCCCAGAAATGGCCAACAGAAGTTTGATGAAATGATGGAAAACAAGAGATTGTTTATTGCCAATATTCCAATTCTGGAAGCTGACAACATGAACATGAGACCAACTAACTACCTCCTAAATAAACAACTGATATTGTCCCTTTCCACCCACAATGAGAATAAGTTGCTACACtctcttaattaattcaaCACTCCAtgctttttatatatatgtaatcatAATGGTCTCATGACTTTCAGAATATCAACAGAAAGGGACAACAAATCTTATGCAATTCACTAACTATTTGCTATAAcatataagtttattatttgcttacttgtatttctctttatttttgttcctttttttatgttttcttgaatatattatttaattaaaaaaattgtaattttgattttgtaactTAAACAGTGGCATCTTTAGTCCTGtacgaattgattttttcaatttagtcctGTTATTTTGGCAACTTTAACTAATTTGactgaaaaattgcatgtcACTTGTACGggacccaattaaattataatttacttgcATGTAGCTTGCACAtgtgactaaaattgcaatataaTTGGGCCATATGAAAGTCACATGTAATATTTCTGTCAATTTGGTCTGAAAAGAACGAAAATTGccaaaactttaaaatatgtataaaattataattcgtAATCTAAAATGgtattataatcaatttatcataaaattaaatggaaCCCTACAGAGGCTAACGAAGTGGGCTTATCGTTATACATatgttaaaataaagaaaatatttataattttttaaataaatatatatatcataaggtatttataattatatgaaaccCCGACTATTAACATCTTAACAATTGTAttcataaaaatgaaaaagaaaaatagacacactgacttttatttatttggactgaaataattgaactaaaaaatcttgagaaattaatatgtgttaaaaaaaacaagaatgattaattagttcttcaattaaattaatcataaattattaagtatTTAGACCTTTGAAAAAATAGTCAGACAAATCCATAACAAAAGGACAGACCCAATGATGCATATcccttcttttatttatttatttaattaaattagaaaaatttaatattaaaagtggaataattataaaaatcaataatggCCCACTAAAATATGTCCCTTAGTTACTcaaataattatgtccattcAGTACTTCCACaccttttattatttcttcacCTGCcttaatttttcctttatagtacaattaatcaaatcaaatgatTATCTTAATTggatgtatttttatttttaaatttaattatatctaacacaAAATCTTCTTATTGAGTCATCCACAGTAACCATACAGACATCAGTCTATCGAACCTTATCtatatacaataaaacaaaaatattaaaactatttaaataaacgCCGTGTATGTGCATATTCGgatgatttatttgaattttactttgtcatgtaaaaaagtatttttttttatttcttatttatatttagataaaTGTATGATTGTTTTTAGTTAGTAATACAGTTTAAACTTTGATTTTAatgtcaattataatttattttcatgatcATTAtacttttgtgtttttacacttattaattacttcagttttaaattttagattacTTAAcatttacttattttcatattttaaaatttaaataatttatgacatattattatacttaacgacatcaatatttttaacgGGCGAACACTGACAGCGATTTTGAGGGCCATTTTGATACGTTTCATAGTTTAGGAGTACGTATGCGACATTGATCATAGTTCAGGGATGCAGTGTGTATTTAATCCAAGAAAGTAAGAAATTGTATATGAAAACtcagtaaaatataataaaattcaagatttaatatatctaagttcatattaatttgtttgaacttgacatttgtttttcttattttattattattatataattatggcagttaattagttattcatggccaaatatttttataggacTGGAGTAACTGTGGAGGATGGATGTTGGAATTGTTTGTCGGCCGTTTGTTGTCATATTGGTAGtagtttattttattgcatatcaGAATCTTTTGATGCTCTTGTTTGGTGATTGGATTGCGTTCTTACATGTTTGAAAAACACACATTTCTCTTCATTTCATTCTTAAAACGACaaacattattaatttgaactaATCATTTGGGTGTTGAGCAATACAAATTTAAGATACCTAACTCATCTGAGAATAGGGATCTTTGAATTCATTTCTAAGTGAatcgattttgtttttttgttttgtgtccAGGAATATTACgttcaaaaaatatacatatgtgCTACAAATTCGTAAGAAAAAATTACGCCACACAGGTTAAGATATAGGTGTCTCATCAAACCCAAAATCTAAAACCACGTAAAAATCAACACACAAGTCAGCCTCGTATGTTTAGCAATACCAAACATCTTGACAATGATTCAAGCTCACATTATTGGTGTAATAACATTCCACCTTAAGAATTAGACCACAATAATTgataatacatcaatatgttgcacttctttttaaaaaaaaggtccTAATGTAAGATTTTTGATAGGAAATTTTGAACCAAATCGTCGAGTTGTCCCCCGAGGGACAAATTGGGCTTGACATTTCAAAGCCCAGATAATTGTGTTTAAGTACCTGCGACTGTAGATTAGGCCCATAATTTTAGCCCACATCAATTAACCATTGCAAGCCCAATCCAAGCAATTTATGGGAGATTGGGCTTAAAATTGGGCCAGCGGACATTGGTATTAAGGTTGCCAAACGCACCACATACATCACAATTAAATTGACCATCTTAGATAAGTGAGagtgaataataatattaggaGTGACAAATGAGACAAGCAGATTGTGTCCTAGTCTGGAGActcattttacttttttagatCCAGCGAGACCAGTAGGCGAGTCTTGAGCCATGTCCTGAACCCTTCGTCCCCAGTTACATTtataaacatatttaatttttttaaaattt includes:
- the LOC105164147 gene encoding ethylene-responsive transcription factor ERF026; translation: MADSPHHPNMSRQDPPHPNQQPFTSPPPPPPPLPPPPAPPPPPSRDQSSHLQPTITSEELPSPKKVKKSSTSSSGSPSRPAAGKHPLYRGIRSRSGKWVSEIREPKKTTRIWLGTYPSPEMAAAAYDVAALALKGGDTLLNFPDRVGTYPVPASPSPTDIRRAAASAAALMKPESSGEAAADGGQQGHDESVSNEETLTSGHEFIDEEALFHMPNLLMDMAEGMLVSPPRMASPPSDDSPDNSDAENLWSYF